One window of Caldalkalibacillus uzonensis genomic DNA carries:
- a CDS encoding class I adenylate-forming enzyme family protein has product MLTGDILRRYAQETPQQLVSVFEGRDTTYAQLYEQSQSLAAYLQENGFEKGDILALLLPNCDRFMVAYFACQLGGYTVLPVNTRLAAREIEYILNHSKAKGLLYSSQYLDVVNQLRPELNDVEEYLVLEPGDSDPALEAILSQYTDSYDTKDGTEEDVAVIFYTSGTTGRPKGVMLTHRNCVSVSDMWATAFKLTPQDRVHIVAPLFHCAASHVFMLPTIYAGGTLVIEPGFSPKQSPKTMAEQKVTVFFGVPAMYTLLLNEPEIEQVEVPHLRLLTYGAAPMPYELVKKVKQRFPQAKVQNCYGQTENAPGATTLKDHYALEKIGSVGEPLPNCEVRVVDEHGQDVPVGEVGEIIVKGPHVMKGYLYNPEATQEAIKDGWLYSGDLGRLDEDGLLYIVDRKKDMIIRGGENVYPVEIEEVLFEIPEILEAAVVGIPHKVYGEVPKAYVVLKKGQSISEESIIDYCRERLAKYKVPAEVEFIAALPRNASGKVLKTVLRGEIKFA; this is encoded by the coding sequence ATGTTAACCGGAGATATATTGCGTCGTTACGCCCAAGAAACCCCACAGCAACTGGTTAGTGTGTTTGAGGGACGCGACACAACGTATGCCCAATTGTATGAACAGTCACAAAGTTTAGCGGCCTATCTCCAGGAAAACGGTTTTGAGAAAGGGGATATTCTGGCTCTGCTGCTCCCTAATTGCGACCGGTTTATGGTGGCCTACTTTGCTTGCCAGCTGGGCGGGTATACCGTTTTGCCCGTGAACACCAGACTGGCAGCCCGGGAAATTGAATATATTTTAAATCATTCCAAAGCAAAGGGATTGCTCTACAGCAGCCAATATCTTGATGTTGTCAATCAGTTGCGTCCAGAGCTGAATGATGTGGAAGAGTATCTAGTTCTCGAGCCCGGTGACTCTGATCCTGCTTTGGAGGCGATTCTTAGTCAGTATACCGACTCATATGACACAAAGGATGGGACGGAGGAGGATGTAGCCGTTATTTTTTACACTTCGGGGACCACTGGGCGGCCCAAAGGAGTGATGTTGACCCACCGCAATTGTGTGTCCGTCAGTGACATGTGGGCCACTGCATTTAAGTTAACCCCTCAGGACCGGGTGCACATCGTGGCGCCGCTCTTTCACTGTGCGGCCAGTCACGTGTTTATGTTGCCCACCATATATGCCGGAGGTACCCTGGTGATCGAGCCTGGTTTCAGCCCCAAACAGTCTCCGAAAACCATGGCAGAGCAAAAGGTGACGGTCTTTTTCGGAGTGCCGGCCATGTACACACTGCTGTTAAACGAACCGGAGATTGAGCAAGTGGAAGTGCCTCACTTGCGTCTCCTGACTTATGGGGCAGCTCCAATGCCGTATGAATTGGTCAAAAAGGTGAAGCAGCGGTTTCCCCAGGCCAAAGTGCAAAACTGTTACGGCCAGACGGAAAATGCTCCCGGAGCCACCACATTAAAAGACCACTATGCCCTCGAAAAAATCGGCTCTGTGGGGGAACCCCTGCCCAATTGCGAAGTGAGGGTGGTTGATGAGCACGGCCAAGATGTGCCTGTTGGAGAGGTCGGTGAAATTATTGTTAAAGGACCCCACGTGATGAAGGGATACTTGTATAATCCTGAGGCGACTCAAGAAGCGATAAAAGACGGGTGGCTGTACAGCGGGGATTTGGGCCGCCTGGATGAAGACGGCCTTTTGTATATCGTGGACCGCAAAAAGGACATGATTATCCGTGGCGGAGAAAATGTATATCCCGTAGAGATTGAGGAAGTCCTGTTTGAAATTCCGGAGATTTTGGAGGCCGCGGTGGTGGGCATTCCCCATAAAGTGTACGGTGAAGTGCCCAAAGCGTACGTGGTGTTAAAAAAAGGGCAAAGCATCAGTGAGGAAAGTATTATAGATTACTGCCGGGAGCGCTTGGCCAAATATAAAGTTCCGGCTGAGGTGGAATTTATCGCTGCCTTGCCCAGAAACGCAAGCGGAAAGGTCTTGAAAACAGTGTTGCGTGGCGAGATCAAGTTTGCCTAG
- the sdhB gene encoding succinate dehydrogenase iron-sulfur subunit, which produces MSKETVKLIIKRQDKPDSTPYEEEFELEKRPNMNIISCLMEIQRNPVNAKGEKTTPVAWEANCLEEVCGACSMVINGKARQACTALVDKLEQPIRLEPMSTFPVERDLVVNRSRMFDALKRVKAWIPIDGTYDLGPGPRMPETKRQWAYELSKCMTCGVCLEACPNVNSKSSFIGPAPLSQVRLFNAHPTGEMNKEERLEAIMGEGGLQECGNSQNCVQSCPKGIPLTTSIAALNRDTTIYAIKKFLDS; this is translated from the coding sequence ATGAGTAAGGAAACGGTCAAGCTGATTATTAAACGTCAGGATAAACCGGATAGCACCCCGTATGAAGAAGAGTTTGAATTAGAGAAACGTCCCAACATGAATATTATTTCTTGTCTCATGGAGATTCAGCGTAACCCGGTCAACGCTAAAGGGGAAAAAACAACCCCTGTGGCTTGGGAAGCCAATTGTCTGGAAGAAGTGTGCGGGGCTTGCTCTATGGTGATTAACGGTAAAGCCCGCCAGGCCTGTACAGCTCTTGTGGATAAGCTGGAGCAGCCAATCCGTCTGGAGCCTATGTCCACTTTCCCTGTTGAACGGGACCTTGTGGTGAACCGTTCCCGCATGTTTGACGCCCTGAAACGGGTCAAGGCCTGGATTCCCATTGACGGCACCTATGATCTGGGGCCCGGTCCCCGCATGCCGGAAACCAAACGGCAGTGGGCCTATGAGCTGTCCAAGTGCATGACCTGCGGTGTCTGTTTGGAAGCCTGCCCGAACGTGAACAGCAAGTCATCCTTTATTGGCCCGGCCCCCTTAAGTCAGGTTCGCCTGTTTAATGCGCACCCAACAGGAGAAATGAATAAGGAGGAGCGCCTGGAAGCCATTATGGGTGAAGGCGGGCTGCAGGAATGCGGCAACTCCCAAAACTGTGTTCAATCTTGTCCGAAAGGGATTCCTTTGACTACATCCATCGCGGCCCTGAACAGGGATACCACCATTTATGCCATTAAGAAGTTCCTTGATTCATAA
- the sdhA gene encoding succinate dehydrogenase flavoprotein subunit: MSKRKVIVVGGGLAGLMATIKVAEAGVPVDLFSIVPVKRSHSVCAQGGINGAVNTKGEGDSPWEHFDDTVYGGDFLANQPPVKAMCEAAPGIIHLMDRMGVMFNRTSEGLLDFRRFGGTRHHRTAFAGATTGQQLLYALDEQVRRWEVNGLVTKYEGWEFLSAVIDEDRVCRGIVAQDLKSSEIRAFRADAVILATGGPGIIFGKSTNSMINTGTAASAVYQQGACYANGEFIQVHPTAIPGDDKLRLMSESARGEGGRVWTYDKDGKPWYFLEEKYPAYGNLVPRDIATREIFHVCVDLKLGINGENMVYLDLSHKDPKELDIKLGGIIEIYEKFMGDDPRKVPMKIFPAVHYSMGGLWVDYDQMTNIPGLFACGEVDYQYHGANRLGANSLLSCIFGGMVAGPKAIEYMNGLQQSSEDVSSTIFDSELKRQQEKYENILKMDGNENAYVLHKELGQWMTDNVTVVRYNDRLKETDEKIKELMERYKNINVNDTAKWNNQGASFIRQLWNMFELARVITIGALNRNESRGAHYKPEFPDRNDEEWLKTTKAFYDESAQGPRFEYEDVDVSLIKPRKRDYTKAKEATVQK; encoded by the coding sequence TTGAGTAAACGTAAAGTGATTGTTGTCGGTGGTGGCTTAGCCGGCTTGATGGCAACAATTAAAGTGGCTGAAGCCGGTGTGCCTGTCGATCTGTTCTCCATCGTGCCAGTTAAACGTTCTCACTCCGTTTGTGCCCAAGGTGGGATCAATGGGGCCGTCAACACCAAAGGTGAGGGTGACTCCCCATGGGAACACTTTGACGATACAGTATACGGAGGAGACTTTTTGGCTAACCAACCACCGGTTAAAGCCATGTGTGAAGCCGCGCCTGGCATTATCCATTTGATGGACCGCATGGGCGTCATGTTTAACCGTACATCAGAAGGGTTGTTGGATTTTCGCCGCTTCGGTGGGACAAGGCATCATCGGACAGCATTTGCCGGTGCAACAACCGGCCAGCAGCTGTTGTATGCGCTCGATGAGCAAGTGCGCCGCTGGGAAGTGAACGGGCTTGTCACCAAATATGAAGGTTGGGAGTTTTTATCTGCTGTCATTGATGAAGACCGTGTCTGCCGCGGCATTGTGGCTCAAGATTTAAAGAGCTCTGAAATCAGAGCATTCCGGGCTGATGCCGTCATTTTGGCTACTGGAGGACCGGGTATTATTTTTGGTAAATCGACCAACTCCATGATTAATACCGGAACAGCAGCCAGTGCAGTATATCAGCAAGGGGCTTGTTACGCCAACGGTGAGTTTATTCAAGTCCACCCGACGGCTATCCCTGGGGACGATAAGTTGCGCTTAATGTCTGAATCTGCCCGTGGTGAGGGTGGACGTGTCTGGACCTATGATAAAGATGGTAAACCATGGTACTTCCTGGAAGAAAAGTATCCGGCCTATGGTAACCTCGTGCCCCGTGACATTGCCACTCGCGAGATTTTCCACGTTTGTGTCGATCTGAAGCTGGGTATTAACGGGGAAAACATGGTTTATCTGGATCTCTCTCACAAGGATCCTAAAGAGCTGGATATTAAACTGGGCGGTATTATTGAAATCTACGAGAAGTTCATGGGGGATGACCCGCGCAAAGTACCGATGAAAATCTTCCCTGCTGTTCACTATTCCATGGGCGGCTTGTGGGTTGACTATGATCAAATGACCAATATTCCCGGCCTGTTTGCCTGTGGCGAAGTGGACTACCAGTATCACGGTGCTAACCGTCTGGGAGCCAACTCTTTGTTATCCTGTATCTTTGGAGGTATGGTAGCTGGGCCTAAAGCGATCGAGTATATGAACGGATTGCAACAGTCCTCTGAGGATGTGTCCTCCACCATTTTTGACAGCGAGCTGAAGAGACAACAGGAGAAATATGAGAACATCCTGAAGATGGACGGCAATGAAAATGCCTACGTGCTGCATAAAGAGCTGGGGCAATGGATGACTGATAACGTCACAGTTGTCCGCTATAATGACCGCCTGAAAGAAACGGATGAGAAAATAAAGGAGCTTATGGAACGCTATAAAAACATTAACGTCAATGATACGGCTAAATGGAACAACCAAGGTGCCTCCTTCATCCGTCAGCTGTGGAATATGTTTGAGCTGGCCCGAGTGATTACCATCGGCGCTTTAAACCGTAATGAGAGCCGGGGAGCTCACTACAAGCCGGAATTCCCTGACCGGAATGACGAAGAATGGTTGAAAACAACCAAGGCCTTCTATGATGAGTCTGCCCAAGGGCCTCGCTTTGAGTATGAAGACGTCGATGTGTCGCTGATTAAGCCGCGGAAGCGCGACTACACCAAAGCGAAGGAGGCGACAGTACAAAAATGA
- a CDS encoding succinate dehydrogenase cytochrome b558 subunit: MAAKGHYFNRKLHSLLGVIPLGIFLLQHLFVNHYILYGTESFNRAAQFMENLPLRYFLEAFFIFIPLLYHGIYGLYIAYQAKPNVLNYGFFRNTMFFLQRLTGVILIIFIAWHVWETRVAAAFGAEVNAQMMIDILSSPVMFAIYIIGVVSAAFHFANGMWSFCVTWGITVGPKAQRISTYVWMLVFVILAIGGSIIVFEFASLS, translated from the coding sequence ATGGCAGCAAAAGGTCATTATTTTAACCGTAAACTTCACTCTTTGCTAGGTGTCATTCCGCTTGGTATTTTCTTGCTGCAGCACTTGTTTGTCAACCATTACATTCTGTACGGGACGGAATCATTTAACAGGGCCGCACAATTTATGGAAAATTTACCGCTCCGTTACTTTCTGGAAGCCTTTTTTATTTTTATCCCCTTGTTGTACCACGGGATTTACGGCTTGTACATCGCTTATCAAGCCAAACCAAATGTTTTGAATTATGGCTTTTTCCGTAATACAATGTTCTTTTTGCAGCGGCTGACAGGTGTTATCTTGATCATTTTTATTGCCTGGCACGTATGGGAAACCCGTGTAGCTGCTGCTTTTGGAGCAGAGGTAAACGCCCAGATGATGATTGACATTTTATCCAGCCCGGTGATGTTTGCCATTTATATTATTGGGGTTGTCTCTGCAGCGTTTCACTTTGCGAATGGCATGTGGTCTTTCTGTGTGACGTGGGGGATTACGGTTGGGCCTAAAGCACAGCGCATCTCTACATACGTATGGATGCTTGTGTTTGTCATTCTGGCTATTGGCGGAAGCATAATTGTGTTTGAATTTGCTTCCTTGTCATAA